The DNA segment CGCGCAGCAGCGCGTCCAGTTCGCGATAGAGCCGGCCTTCGGAACCATCGCGGCGCATGCGCTCGGCCCAGGCCTCAGGCGTTAGCGCTTCAAAACGCACAGGCGTCCCATCGGCCAGTAACACCTGCGCCGAACGCACATGCCGAATCATGTTGCCATACAGGATGGAGTGCGCGCCTGTAGCGTTGTTCGCCAGCATTCCCCCCAGGGTCGCCCGGCTACCACTGGCCGGATCGGGTCCCACCATTAGCCCATACGGTTTGAGCACAACGTTGAGCTGCTCCAGCGGGCAGCCAGGCTCTACGCGCACCCAGCGTTCCTCCGGATTGACCTCTAAGACCCGATGCAGATGGGGCGTAAAATCTATGACCAACGCTTCATTCACAGCTTGCCCGGCCAGCGACGACCCGCCGCCCCGCGGCAGTACGGGTATCCCAAATGCCTGCGCCATCTCCAGAGCTGCCTGCACATCGTCCACATGCGCCGGCAGCAACACCCCCACGGGCTCCATGCGGTAGATGCTGGCATCGGTGGCATAAAGCGCCCGCGTCATGGGATCCATGCAGAGTGCACCGCGAAGGTGAGGGCGCAGCCGGGCAGCAAACTCTTCCAGGCGCTCAGTTGAAAGGATGGGACGGGTGGGACGAACCAGCGTTTCCATAGAGCTTCCTAGATGAAACAATCGGCTACATCATAATTCTAACGGCTGACCAGAGCGGGGCAGCCATACGTTCACCTCTGGATAGAAAAACTGAATATTGTCGGCCATCCATTCGCGTGCTTCTTCGTCCCCATGCACTAAGATCACATGGACCGGCTTCAGCCGTTCGACCAGGCGCAACAGGTCGCGGCGATGACTGTGCCCACTGAAGCGAAAGCGTGCCACTTCGCATCGCAACGGCTGCGGACCTCGTTGTTCGTCCAGCACAATTTCTTCAGCACCCGACTCGGCGGCTTCGAGCAATCGCCCGGCCGGTGAATCTTCCTTTGCAAAACCTACCAGAAAGATCCCATGACGCTCATCTTCCACCAGGAGCTGCGCCATTCGATTAGAGAGCGACCGCTCAAACATCATCCCGCTGCTCAGTACGTAAATGGCCGGCTCCGTCAACGCAGCCCGCACAGCTTCCAGCCGTCGGGGCAGCCGCCGCTGCTCAACCCGAAACACCTCGAACGACGGATCCAGACGAGGCGTCACGAAACGCGTCCGGTCATACAGATCTGCAATAGCCCGCATCGTACCGGCTGTATAGACTGGCACATCGGCCGGCAATGCCTTTTCTCGCTTGAGCCGGTCGATCACGGCCAGCACTTCCTGCGCCCTTCCTAACGCAAAGGCCGGCACCAGCACGCTTCCCCCCCGATCCAGCACGCGCCGCACTGCCTCCCCAAAGCGTTCTTCTTCCAGCCGCCGCGTGGTGCGCTCCGCCTCTGGATCTGCTCCGGCCGTTGACTCCAGTATGAGCACATCTACCGGCTCTTCTGGGTAGTCACCGCCCGGAATGATCGCCTGCGCCCGCATGTTCGTATCACTCGTGTAGAAAACACGCTGGCAGCGGCCGTTTTCCTCATGCGTCAGCAGCACCCCGGCTGCTCCCAGCACATGGCCCGCATGGTAAAAGCGAGCCCGCACCGGTGAACGTCCCCGCAGCCCGGTCACGCTGAAATCCTGCCCCGGCTCATGCGTTAGATACAGATAGCTATAGCCTTCCAGTTGCTTTTCGTCGAAAAGCGGCCCGTAGTTTGAGCGACCTTCCTGCAAACGACGCCGCTGCAGCCGCGCCGACGCCGGTAACAGTAAATCAGCCAACTGGCGCGTTACGCGCGTCATGTGCACCAGCACGTGGGGGAACTCACGCAACAGGACCGGCAACGCGCCGATGTGATCGTGATGGGCATGGGTCACAATGGCGTGATCAATGTACCAGTCCGGATTGCGATGGATAAGCTCAAAACGCGGTAGGCTCGCTGGCCCTTCTTCGTTCGGATCTACCCCGACGTCCAGTACGAGTCCTGTTCCATCCAGCTTCACAAAATGACAGTTGGCCCCAATAGCTTCGGTAGCACCCAACGCTACAAAAATCATCTTCTACGCTGACGACTCGTTGAAAACATGGGGGTCTTTCTTCAAATCCGGCCGGATCGACCCTGCCGAGGGCCAAAATGTTTCCCGTTTCCTTTCATGAATTTGACGGTTGATGCCCATACAGGTGCAGAAAATGTAGGATGCTGTCAATGCCCTGCCGAAAACGATCCAGTCCAAAGTGTTCATCCGGCGAATGAATCGCATCTGAATTCAGCCCGAAACCCATCAGCACGCTATCCAGTCCCAGCAGTCGCTTGAAATCGGCCACGACGGGAATAGAGCCTCCCTCCCGGGTGAAGTAAGGACGGCGCCCGAACACCCGCGCCATAGCTTCCGCAGCCGCCTGCATAGCAGGGTGCCGCGTATCGACCAGCACGGGCTGGGCACCATGCAGCGCGGTAAAGCGAAGCTGGCAGGTAGGCGGCGTGTGCTCCTCGAAATATCGCCGGGTTTTCTCGAGGATGTCCTCCGGATCCTGATCCGGCACCAGGCGCATGGAAATCTTCGCACCGGCCCTGGCCGGCAACACCGTCTTGGCGCCTCTGCCCTGGTAGCCTCCCCAGATGCCATTCACGTCCAGCGTCGGCCGG comes from the Rhodothermus profundi genome and includes:
- a CDS encoding MBL fold metallo-hydrolase, which gives rise to MIFVALGATEAIGANCHFVKLDGTGLVLDVGVDPNEEGPASLPRFELIHRNPDWYIDHAIVTHAHHDHIGALPVLLREFPHVLVHMTRVTRQLADLLLPASARLQRRRLQEGRSNYGPLFDEKQLEGYSYLYLTHEPGQDFSVTGLRGRSPVRARFYHAGHVLGAAGVLLTHEENGRCQRVFYTSDTNMRAQAIIPGGDYPEEPVDVLILESTAGADPEAERTTRRLEEERFGEAVRRVLDRGGSVLVPAFALGRAQEVLAVIDRLKREKALPADVPVYTAGTMRAIADLYDRTRFVTPRLDPSFEVFRVEQRRLPRRLEAVRAALTEPAIYVLSSGMMFERSLSNRMAQLLVEDERHGIFLVGFAKEDSPAGRLLEAAESGAEEIVLDEQRGPQPLRCEVARFRFSGHSHRRDLLRLVERLKPVHVILVHGDEEAREWMADNIQFFYPEVNVWLPRSGQPLEL